In Paraburkholderia terrae, the following proteins share a genomic window:
- a CDS encoding porin yields MRAISRGICGATLALAAGHAVAQSSVTLYGVVDVFGQYLNNGGTHSFSERSGGSTGSLFGFQGREDLGGGLTAEFDLESGFSVSNGTFFADSNALFYRQAWIGLSHADFGSLTFGRQYQPSFKVVYPVDPFRINEVISPLAAAVLAIDRNTLSTQYATGRTSNSINYQSPNLSGFTFNAMYAFSATVTQPLPSTSGNLLDVSATYSNYGLFAGFGYQYQHAGQLSFPGLPGRLDLVGTAHYTAAFAYRFGIVNLQAAYLYVQPKDAAAGSLAARLGTVHSVSIVEVGATIQATSQDAIQIAVIERNVRGSHDNTPGIEVGAEHNLTKRTSVYMRAGYMKNNGSATTSWPGITVTEPNASQTLVLMGMTHRF; encoded by the coding sequence ATGCGTGCCATCAGTCGGGGAATTTGCGGTGCCACGTTGGCTCTTGCCGCAGGCCATGCAGTAGCGCAGTCGAGTGTGACACTCTATGGCGTGGTCGACGTTTTTGGTCAGTATCTGAACAACGGCGGAACACATTCCTTTTCCGAAAGAAGTGGCGGCTCCACAGGGTCCCTTTTCGGGTTCCAAGGACGTGAGGACCTCGGCGGCGGATTGACGGCCGAGTTCGACCTCGAGAGCGGCTTCAGCGTGAGCAACGGGACGTTCTTCGCGGACAGCAATGCGCTCTTCTACCGTCAGGCGTGGATCGGGTTGAGTCATGCCGACTTCGGTTCGCTGACCTTCGGTCGGCAGTATCAACCGAGTTTCAAGGTCGTCTATCCCGTTGACCCCTTCCGCATCAACGAAGTGATTTCGCCGCTCGCCGCGGCCGTCCTCGCAATTGACCGAAACACCCTGTCGACGCAGTACGCCACCGGACGAACCAGCAATTCAATCAACTACCAATCGCCGAATCTGAGCGGTTTCACCTTCAACGCGATGTACGCGTTCTCGGCGACGGTCACGCAGCCATTGCCGTCAACGTCGGGGAATTTGCTCGATGTATCGGCAACCTATTCCAACTATGGTCTGTTTGCGGGTTTCGGATATCAGTATCAGCATGCAGGACAGCTGAGCTTCCCCGGACTTCCTGGCCGCCTGGATCTGGTGGGAACGGCTCATTACACGGCGGCATTCGCTTACCGGTTCGGTATCGTGAACCTGCAGGCCGCCTATCTGTACGTGCAACCCAAAGATGCTGCGGCCGGTTCACTCGCGGCTCGTCTTGGTACGGTCCATTCCGTCAGCATTGTTGAAGTGGGGGCGACGATTCAGGCGACGTCGCAGGATGCCATCCAGATCGCGGTGATTGAACGCAATGTGCGTGGGTCACACGACAATACGCCCGGAATAGAAGTGGGCGCAGAACATAACCTTACGAAGCGCACATCCGTGTACATGCGGGCCGGCTATATGAAGAACAATGGAAGCGCGACGACGAGCTGGCCCGGCATCACCGTGACCGAACCCAACGCATCGCAGACGCTGGTGCTGATGGGCATGACGCACCGGTTCTAG
- a CDS encoding acyl-CoA/acyl-ACP dehydrogenase, producing MRTHGGFGFAKEYHVERGLRESVSPLLAPVIQELALYYVAEQALGLPKSY from the coding sequence GTGCGTACGCATGGCGGCTTCGGCTTCGCCAAGGAGTACCACGTGGAGCGCGGCTTGCGTGAAAGCGTGTCGCCCCTGCTCGCCCCTGTGATCCAGGAGCTCGCGCTGTACTACGTCGCCGAGCAGGCGCTCGGATTGCCGAAATCGTATTGA